A portion of the Drosophila sechellia strain sech25 chromosome 2R, ASM438219v1, whole genome shotgun sequence genome contains these proteins:
- the LOC6608123 gene encoding polyadenylate-binding protein 2 isoform X2: MADEDITLNEDQLLESLEETNGEQEAEIATEIATLTEEEASMQIDPELEAIKARVKEMEEEAEKIKQMQSEVDKQMAGGSTTGLATVPLSLEEKQEIDTRSVYVGNVDYGASAEELEAHFHGCGTINRVTILCNKADGHPKGFAYIEFGSKEFVETALAMNETLFRGRQIKVMSKRTNRPGLSTTNRFARGSFRGRGARVSRACCHSTFRGARRAMGYRGRANYYAPY, from the exons ATGGCCGATGAAGATATCACATTGAACGAGGATCAGCTCCTGGAATCGCTGGAGGAGACGAACGGGGAGCAAGAGGCTGAGATCGCCACAGAAATCGCCACACTGACCGAG GAGGAGGCCAGCATGCAAATCGACCCGGAACTGGAGGCGATAAAGGCTCGCGTCAAGGAGATGGAGGAGGAGGCCGAGAAGATAAAGCAGATGCAGTCGGAGGTGGACAAACAAATGGCCGGTGGGTCCACCACCGGTTTGGCCACAGTCCCGCTTTCTCTTGAGGAGAAGCAGGAAATCGACACGCGGTCCGTCTATGTGGGCAATGTGGACTACGGCGCATCGGCCGAGGAACTGGAGGCCCACTTCCACGGATGCGGCACCATCAACCGAGTAACCATACTCTGCAACAAGGCTGACGGGCACCCCAAGGGATTCGCGTACATCGAGTTCGGATCCAAGGAGTTCGTCGAGACGGCACTGGCCATGAACGAAACCCTCTTCCGAGGGCGTCAAATTAAG GTAATGTCGAAGCGCACAAACCGCCCTGGACTCTCCACCACAAACCGCTTCGCACGCGGCAGCTTCCGTGGTCGAGGAGCTCGTGTCTCCCGGGCGTGCTGTCACTCCACCTTCCGAGGCGCCAGACGAGCAAT GGGTTACCGTGGTCGCGCCAATTACTACGCTCCTTACtga
- the LOC6608120 gene encoding uncharacterized protein LOC6608120 encodes MSHGDQSQNQSCQRSQALTGGGGSARDREKEKKGWFHSLTRRKKSDSALAVSASASTSGSQNNNNEVCVLEAADSSMASCSNGGTGTGTLRRRRDKDKRNVFARLRRKVGQGLSSLRNWHSMGDCDDGGTTDATYEFLTPAICPEPTLPFTHDYLRFIRKKWLEREDAHSPNQIMYKACSEMLNQVWYWGEISRRDSQRQLSDKPTGSFLVRDSETSGSQFTLSFRIVNVTLHYRLEYRDNFWHFEELKYESIVEMIEDILHRCTNDNFVCFVKVPNEMQPPFPVILKYPLSRYANMPKLQDLCRRVLQRQMSREQLAQMPVPAQMLEYLSVERELVFQS; translated from the exons ATGAGCCACGGCGACCAGAGTCAAAACCAGAGCTGCCAGCGGAGTCAGGCGCTCACTGGCGGTGGTGGCTCCGCAAGGGACAGGGAGAAGGAAAAGAAGGGCTGGTTCCACTCGCTGACCAGGCGCAAGAAGTCAGACTCGGCGCTGGCCGTGTCTGCATCCGCCTCCACCAGTGGATcccagaacaacaacaacgaagtGTGCGTCCTTGAGGCAGCGGACTCTTCCATGGCCAGCTGCAGCAATGGGGGCACGGGCACAGGAACTCTGCGCAGAAGGCGGGACAAGGACAAGCGAAACGTGTTTGCTAGACTACGAAGGAAAGTTGGCCAAGGGCTCAGCTCCCTGCGAAACTGGCACTCCATGGGCGACTGCGACGACGGCGGAACCACTGATGCCACCTACGAGTTCCTTACGCCGGCCATCTGTCCGGAACCCACGCTACCATTCACACACGACTACTTGCGCTTTATCCGGAAGAAGTGGCTGGAACGCGAGGACGCCCACTCGCCCAACCAGATCATGTACAAGGCCTGCTCCGAGATGCTCAA cCAAGTGTGGTACTGGGGTGAGATCTCCAGGCGCGATTCGCAGCGACAGTTGAGCGACAAGCCGACTGGGTCGTTTCTAGTCCGTGACTCGGAAACCAGCGGATCCCAATTCACGCTCAGCTTTCGGATTGTGAACGTAACCCTGCATTATCGACTAGAATATCGCGACAATTTTTGGCACTTCGAGGAACTCAAGTACGAGTCCATTGTGGAGATGATCGAAGATATCTTGCACCGCTGCACCAACGACAACTTTGTGTGCTTTGTGAAGGTTCCCAACGAGATGCAGCCACCGTTTCCAGTGATCCTCAAGTACCCGTTAAGCCGGTACGCCAACATGCCCAAGCTGCAGGACCTATGCCGCCGCGTTCTGCAGCGCCAGATGTCGCGCGAACAGCTGGCCCAGATGCCAGTGCCGGCGCAGATGCTGGAGTACTTGTCGGTGGAGCGGGAGCTGGTCTTCCAGAGCTAG
- the LOC6608122 gene encoding uncharacterized protein LOC6608122: MNDSSDSEYEDTEYLVFADFKNHIHPHQLKHEDAAIKVIGIESDTPMAEVNGSIYRGRYEHSVGTNVFFEKEKDNLASDPLFESVCRQRYQYVDKSTKVISFERVYVDNLHQEVEKSAEAEQDEQTEPKPESLKLNITYKEAINKFGEDH; encoded by the coding sequence ATGAATGATTCCTCCGATTCGGAGTACGAGGACACAGAGTACCTGGTATTTGCGGATTTCAAGAACCACATCCACCCGCACCAGCTGAAGCACGAGGACGCGGCCATTAAGGTCATCGGAATCGAGAGTGACACGCCTATGGCGGAGGTGAATGGAAGCATCTACCGGGGACGCTACGAACATTCCGTGGGAACCAACGTGTTCTTCGAGAAGGAAAAGGACAACCTGGCAAGTGATCCGCTTTTTGAGTCTGTGTGTCGCCAGCGGTACCAGTACGTGGACAAATCCACCAAGGTGATATCTTTTGAAAGGGTCTACGTGGACAATTTGCACCAGGAGGTAGAGAAGTCGGCTGAGGCTGAACAGGACGAGCAGACCGAGCCAAAGCCAGAATCTCTGAAGCTAAATATAACCTACAAGGAGGCTATTAACAAGTTCGGAGAAGATCACTGA
- the LOC6608118 gene encoding nuclear pore complex protein Nup50, with protein MAGKRQATSNLNHENWDVEEEPEERGTFRTATEEELKTRVIKKARRKIAGGSSAAEEDGAEEKTAQPKSVFSGFSGFGKPAASAAASSPFSFLANLPAPATTSSSEPKKSAFSFGFSPSSSSADRPASTSIFGTASPSNTADRPASTSIFGTASTAPSPSPAKESTSTVDGAKPTTSIFGNISSAKKERSEAKTPLASSSSTSLTSTIETSEYRECVADLNRSVMKFLQDQMCKSPYCILTPVFKTYDEHLKDLQDEESARTNSTKSKTAQARFEEPVAKVSRASSPPKAAATFTFGKPSAPIGASVSPLAKKPNCTITSGGTTTTTTTPLVSFGSTAASTAPVSSSSSIFSLTAKPTGEAKSDGAPKSSIFSFGAKDTTTKKDEPNFSAPKTNGFSFGLKSNNDDKPSTSLFAGFGKAPEGAGDGAKGFSFTNSATPFSLGNIHPPAEAAASAEEKEEDTPPKVEFKQVVEDDAVYSKRCKVFIKKDKDFGDRGVGTLYLKPVKDSEKTQLLVRADTNLGNILVNLILSKGIPCQRMGKNNVLMVCVPTPEDSKATSMLLRVKNGDEADDLLEKIKEHMK; from the exons ATGGCTGGCAAGCGACAAGCCACTTCGAACCTGAACCACGAAAACTGGGACGTGGAGGAGGAACCCGAGGAGCGCGGCACTTTCCGCACGGCAACCGAAGAGGAGCTAAAGACACGCGTTATCAAGAAGGCGCGCCGCAAGATTGCCGGTGGATCGTCCGCCGCTGAAGAGGATGGCGCCGAAGAAAAGACTGCACAGCCCAAAAGCGTGTTCAGCGGATTCTCCG GTTTCGGCAAGCCGGCTGCGAGCGCAGCCGCGAGTTCGCCTTTCTCCTTCCTGGCCAATCTGCCAGCTCCAGCCACGACCTCCAGCAGCGAGCCAAAAAAGTCTGCATTCTCGTTTGGGTTCAGCCCCAGTTCCAGCTCGGCCGATAGGCCTGCCAGCACTAGCATTTTCGGCACCGCCAGCCCCAGCAACACGGCCGATAGGCCTGCCAGCACTAGCATTTTCGGCACCGCCAGCACGGCCCCGTCTCCTTCGCCGGCCAAGGAATCAACAAGTACCGTCGATGGCGCTAAGCCGACCACCTCGATATTTGGCAACATATCATCTGCCAAGAAGGAGAGAAGCGAAGCCAAAACGCCActagccagcagcagcagcactagCCTCACATCCACCATAGAGACCTCTGAGTACCGCGAATGCGTTGCTGACCTGAATCGGTCCGTCATGAAATTCTTGCAGGACCAAATGTGCAAAAGTCCCTACTGCATACTGACTCCAGTGTTTAAAACCTATGATGAGCATCTAAAGGACCTGCAAGACGAGGAGAGCGCCAGAACGAACTCCACGAAATCCAAAACGGCACAAGCCCGTTTTGAAGAACCAGTTGCGAAGGTGTCCCGTGCATCGTCGCCACCAAAAGCGGCTGCTACGTTTACGTTTGGCAAGCCAAGCGCGCCAATAGGCGCCAGCGTATCGCCCTTAGCCAAGAAACCCAACTGCACCATAACCAGTGGTGGGACAACCACCACGACCACAACACCACTGGTCTCCTTCGGCAGTACGGCAGCGTCCACTGCGCCAGTGTCGTCTTCCTCCAGTATCTTCAGTTTGACAGCAAAGCCCACTGGAGAAGCCAAATCCGATGGTGCCCCTAAGTCCAGCATTTTCAGCTTTGGAGCTAAGGATACGACCACCAAAAAGGATGAGCCTAACTTCTCGGCACCGAAGACCAATGGCTTTTCGTTCGGACTGAAAAGTAACAACGACGACAAGCCAAGCACCTCGTTGTTTGCAGGTTTCGGAAAAGCGCCGGAAGGAGCAGGAGACGGCGCAAAGGGCTTTTCCTTCACCAACAGTGCCACGCCCTTCTCTCTCGGAAACATTCATCCGCCAGCTGAAGCTGCAGCGTCAGCGGAGGAAAAAGAAGAGGATACGCCCCCAAAAGTCGAGTTTAAACAG GTTGTGGAGGATGACGCTGTATACTCCAAGCGGTGTAAGGTATTCATTAAGAAAGACAAGGACTTTGGCGATCGTGGCGTGGGCACGTTGTACTTGAAACCTGTCAAGGATTCCGAAAAGACCCAACTGTTAGTCCGCGCCGACACCAATCTGGGCAACATCCTGGTCAACCTTATTCTTAGCAAGGGTATACCTTGCCAGCGCATGGGCAAGAACAATGTGCTGATGGTCTGCGTGCCCACGCCAGAGGACTCCAAGGCCACATCGATGTTGCTGCGCGTAAAGAACGGTGACGAAGCCGACGACTTGCTGGAGAAGATCAAGGAGCACATGAAGTAG
- the LOC6608124 gene encoding general odorant-binding protein 99a, producing MKNAFAILLCALLGLASASDYKLRTAEDLQSARKECAASSKVTEALIAKYKTFDYPDDDITRNYIQCIFVKFDLFDEAKGFKVENLVAQLGQGKEDKAALKADIEKCADKNEQKSPANEWAFRGFKCFLGKNLPLVQAAVQKN from the exons ATGAAGAACGCTTTTGCCATTTTGCTGTGCGCCCTGCTGGGTCTG GCCTCCGCCTCCGACTACAAGCTGCGCACCGCCGAGGATCTGCAGAGCGCGCGCAAGGAGTGTGCCGCCAGCAGCAAGGTGACCGAGGCCCTGATCGCCAAGTACAAGACCTTCGACTATCCCGACGATGACATCACCCGCAACTACATCCAGTGCATCTTCGTCAAATTCGACCTGTTCGATGAGGCCAAGGGCTTCAAGGTGGAGAACCTGGTGGCGCAACTGGGCCAGGGCAAGGAGGACAAGGCCGCGCTGAAGGCCGACATCGAGAAGTGCGCCGACAAGAACGAGCAGAAGTCGCCCGCCAACGAATGGGCCTTCCGTGGCTTCAAGTGTTTCCTTGGCAAGAACCTGCCCCTCGTGCAGGCCGCCGTCCAGAAGAACTAG
- the LOC6608119 gene encoding coilin isoform X1, with translation MRQSSMKIDLSNFFKDERRNSLVFIDAAWNNIKDLQDHIQNLFSLKDISLLTADGCFLPPRESIKVLNSAEGLKAFRFASHHSDTFVSPAPVKSSKKRKNRSVEEQVHLTASTPLRPSKRSKNQNNSEWINIKEDPSCVRKKELLDKARGPSVQSKLLINKGTPKAPEVSSMSANIETENKESAPQIKKKSKNKKPPKSPEASEQVQNEPAPKSVSRCTLKESKMSESKNQDILSEKSGVVALQEDETPEEQQDKTHLAVDQTEKGPGIAGSLPSISFRSPLLEMNFNVPRIIPFPTKKKQIEILEYIQLKPISPRLFLQKGAKSDTAKQFPSNGKDSTLKLESIDTLHDEESPDVKDKKTVSEDIKTAVATFSEDIIETSTTLPEAIAAVESAYLDNSTEAETTLPPEAEATNPLELTDSFLQNNTSMEKTPKVEIILPDDENASPIKNNVDSKDVKTAKVPIFEEELVSDSDDDVMLVDDSNIDVTCDDSDIEPIPVVQDRQSLGIIRNLLRTATPLTSLPSRGDTVIFKLLKIKGNAKSGSTEFIAGRCTYVNRRTKIVTVETITYPPEIGRILSQYYMSGLDESSEDVRTLSIHLKDMIEAKSIIPTID, from the exons ATGCGTCAATCCAGCATGAAGATAGATCTATCAAACTTTTTCAAGGACGAACGACGAAATTCGTTGGTTTTCATCGATGCAGCATGGAACAACATCAAGGACCTCCAGGACCACATACAAAACCTCTTTAGCTTG AAGGACATAAGTTTGCTCACCGCAGATGGATGCTTTCTGCCCCCGAGGGAGTCTATCAAAGTGCTGAACTCTGCCGAAGGACTCAA AGCCTTTCGGTTTGCCAGCCATCATAGTGATACCTTTGTGAGCCCTGCTCCTGTAAAATCCAGTAAGAAGCGCAAGAATCGATCCGTCGAGGAACAGGTACACCTAACCGCCTCCACTCCCCTCCGACCTTCAAAGCGCTCCAAGAACCAGAACAACTCAGAATGGATCAATATTAAGGAAGATCCGTCTTGTGTGAGAAAGAAGGAGTTACTAGATAAGGCTCGTGGACCTTCTGTGCAGTCAAAGCTCTTGATAAACAAGGGCACTCCAAAGGCCCCTGAAGTTTCTAGCATGTCAGCGAACATCGAGACAGAGAACAAGGAATCTGCTCCtcagattaaaaaaaaatcgaaaaacaagAAACCGCCCAAATCGCCCGAGGCATCTGAGCAGGTACAGAATGAACCTGCTCCTAAGAGTGTTTCTCGATGCACGCTGAAGGAGAGTAAAATGTCAGAAAGCAAGAATCAAGATATTCTATCAGAAAAATCTGGTGTGGTAGCGCTGCAGGAAGACGAAACTCcagaggagcagcaggacAAAACACACTTGGCTGTGGACCAAACTGAGAAGGGTCCTGGCATTGCTGGTAGCCTCCCATCGATCTCGTTCCGCTCCCCTCTCTTGGAGATGAACTTTAATGTTCCGCGCATAATTCCATTTCccactaaaaaaaaacaaattgaaattctgGAATATATACAACTTAAGCCCATCAGCCCTCGTTTGTTTCTGCAGAAAGGGGCTAAGAGTGATACGGCTAAACAATTCCCAAGCAATGGGAAGGATTCAACTTTAAAGCTCGAATCTATCGACACTTTGCACGACGAAGAATCTCCAGATGTAAAGGATAAAAAAACTGTTTCAGAAGATATAAAGACAGCAGTTGCTACTTTTTCCGAAGACATCATTGAAACATCAACCACTCTTCCGGAGGCCATAGCAGCAGTTGAATCCGCTTATCTGGACAATTCGACTGAAGCTGAGACCACTCTTCCCCCCGAAGCTGAAGCAACTAATCCACTTGAGCTTACTGATTCATTTCTGCAGAACAACACATCTATGGAAAAAACACCCAAAGTCGAAATAATTTTGCCAGATGACGAAAATGCATCTCCGATTAAAAATAACGTTGATTCGAAGGATGTAAAAACGGCAAAAGTACCCATTTTTGAGGAAGAACTAGTATCCGATTCCGACGACGATGTAATGTTGGTAGATGACTCCAATATCGACGTTACATGCGACGACTCTGATATTGAGCCGATTCCAG TAGTACAAGATAGGCAATCTTTGGGCATTATAAGGAACCTACTGCGAACTGCAACTCCGCTCACTAGCCTGCCGTCCAGGGGCGATACGGTTATATTTAAACTGCTGAAGATTAAGGGAAACGCCAAATCTGGCTCAACCGAATTTATCGCCGGGAGATGCACTTACGTCAACCGGCGGACCAAAATTGTAACAGTGGAAACAATAA CTTATCCCCCCGAAATCGGTCGCATATTGAGTCAATATTATATGAGTGGGTTGGACGAGTCTTCTGAGGATGTGCGTACTTTAAGTATTCATCTTAAAGATATGATTGAAGCCAAAAGCATTATACCCACAATCGACTGA
- the LOC6608123 gene encoding polyadenylate-binding protein 2 isoform X1, with translation MADEDITLNEDQLLESLEETNGEQEAEIATEIATLTEEEASMQIDPELEAIKARVKEMEEEAEKIKQMQSEVDKQMAGGSTTGLATVPLSLEEKQEIDTRSVYVGNVDYGASAEELEAHFHGCGTINRVTILCNKADGHPKGFAYIEFGSKEFVETALAMNETLFRGRQIKVMSKRTNRPGLSTTNRFARGSFRGRGARVSRACCHSTFRGARRAIRGYRGRANYYAPY, from the exons ATGGCCGATGAAGATATCACATTGAACGAGGATCAGCTCCTGGAATCGCTGGAGGAGACGAACGGGGAGCAAGAGGCTGAGATCGCCACAGAAATCGCCACACTGACCGAG GAGGAGGCCAGCATGCAAATCGACCCGGAACTGGAGGCGATAAAGGCTCGCGTCAAGGAGATGGAGGAGGAGGCCGAGAAGATAAAGCAGATGCAGTCGGAGGTGGACAAACAAATGGCCGGTGGGTCCACCACCGGTTTGGCCACAGTCCCGCTTTCTCTTGAGGAGAAGCAGGAAATCGACACGCGGTCCGTCTATGTGGGCAATGTGGACTACGGCGCATCGGCCGAGGAACTGGAGGCCCACTTCCACGGATGCGGCACCATCAACCGAGTAACCATACTCTGCAACAAGGCTGACGGGCACCCCAAGGGATTCGCGTACATCGAGTTCGGATCCAAGGAGTTCGTCGAGACGGCACTGGCCATGAACGAAACCCTCTTCCGAGGGCGTCAAATTAAG GTAATGTCGAAGCGCACAAACCGCCCTGGACTCTCCACCACAAACCGCTTCGCACGCGGCAGCTTCCGTGGTCGAGGAGCTCGTGTCTCCCGGGCGTGCTGTCACTCCACCTTCCGAGGCGCCAGACGAGCAAT AAGGGGTTACCGTGGTCGCGCCAATTACTACGCTCCTTACtga
- the LOC6608121 gene encoding snRNA-activating protein complex subunit 3 — translation MDSTYMTTKPALNLRDFLSDYQNKISGTADEVPFFLQTNPVLVDVSDSCSLNLIESPDDSSIAVFQPAADKCRPTFSLPQENQHVPSTFTALSQHKDKSRKCPFGRTQYSHKLNPQPTDAPNLHIDACGELELTVRVYRPPRAYHRGFKVEIPVFAEEFVCLGSNYLTELRDKISCVCNGKRFVDISDDPDAPLPSIDTNPGYFFINDTFYNDQRNPNNPDYSKTVLQWAARANGVNGETLKVESMEGKRFIDLTVSPGSPLHYMHHGNCEHLFVISQIEVLTPLSKRPDRSLYPYPHAFSTFNRRTCYMCGIRSYSFIVNQSRRQLHDPSYLCRSCFLSFFYVDGVKLGQFKAYRMYDHVELEDEEEDVKEQNLPF, via the coding sequence ATGGATAGCACCTATATGACAACGAAGCCAGCTTTAAACCTGCGAGACTTTCTATCCGACTATCAAAATAAGATATCCGGTACTGCAGACGAAGTGCCCTTCTTTCTGCAAACAAACCCAGTACTTGTCGACGTGTCTGATAGCTGTTCTCTGAACTTGATCGAGTCCCCAGACGACAGCTCGATTGCAGTCTTCCAGCCCGCCGCAGACAAATGCCGCCCAACCTTTTCTCTGCCACAGGAGAACCAGCATGTGCCCTCCACATTTACGGCTCTAAGCCAGCACAAGGACAAGTCCCGTAAGTGTCCCTTTGGCCGCACCCAGTACAGCCACAAACTGAATCCGCAGCCGACAGACGCTCCTAACCTCCACATCGATGCTTGCGGTGAACTGGAGCTAACCGTGCGTGTCTATCGACCACCGCGGGCCTACCATCGCGGGTTTAAGGTGGAGATTCCCGTTTTCGCCGAGGAATTCGTATGTCTGGGCAGCAACTATCTGACCGAGCTGCGGGACAAGATCAGCTGCGTTTGCAATGGAAAACGCTTTGTCGACATCAGCGACGATCCGGATGCACCATTGCCATCTATTGACACAAATCCCGGTTACTTCTTCATCAACGACACATTCTACAACGACCAGCGCAATCCGAACAATCCCGACTATTCCAAGACCGTGTTGCAGTGGGCGGCCAGAGCGAACGGAGTGAACGGAGAAACGCTTAAGGTGGAGAGTATGGAGGGCAAAAGATTCATCGATCTTACTGTCAGCCCCGGGTCACCACTACACTACATGCACCACGGGAATTGCGAGCACCTGTTCGTGATCTCCCAGATCGAGGTGCTAACGCCGCTCAGTAAACGGCCAGATCGCAGCCTGTATCCCTATCCTCACGCCTTCAGCACCTTTAACCGCAGGACCTGCTATATGTGCGGCATTCGCAGCTATAGCTTCATCGTGAACCAGTCCCGGCGACAGCTGCACGATCCCTCCTACCTGTGCCGCAGTTGTTTTCTCAGTTTCTTTTACGTGGATGGTGTCAAGCTGGGCCAGTTCAAAGCCTATCGCATGTACGACCATGTAGAGCTGGAGGACGAAGAGGAGGACGTTAAAGAACAAAATCTCCCCTTCTGA
- the LOC6608119 gene encoding coilin isoform X2 codes for MRQSSMKIDLSNFFKDERRNSLVFIDAAWNNIKDLQDHIQNLFSLKDISLLTADGCFLPPRESIKVLNSAEGLKAFRFASHHSDTFVSPAPVKSSKKRKNRSVEEQVHLTASTPLRPSKRSKNQNNSEWINIKEDPSCVRKKELLDKARGPSVQSKLLINKGTPKAPEVSSMSANIETENKESAPQIKKKSKNKKPPKSPEASEQVQNEPAPKSVSRCTLKESKMSESKNQDILSEKSGVVALQEDETPEEQQDKTHLAVDQTEKGPGIAGSLPSISFRSPLLEMNFNVPRIIPFPTKKKQIEILEYIQLKPISPRLFLQKGAKSDTAKQFPSNGKDSTLKLESIDTLHDEESPDVKDKKTVSEDIKTAVATFSEDIIETSTTLPEAIAAVESAYLDNSTEAETTLPPEAEATNPLELTDSFLQNNTSMEKTPKVEIILPDDENASPIKNNVDSKDVKTAKVPIFEEELVSDSDDDVMLVDDSNIDVTCDDSDIEPIPVQDRQSLGIIRNLLRTATPLTSLPSRGDTVIFKLLKIKGNAKSGSTEFIAGRCTYVNRRTKIVTVETITYPPEIGRILSQYYMSGLDESSEDVRTLSIHLKDMIEAKSIIPTID; via the exons ATGCGTCAATCCAGCATGAAGATAGATCTATCAAACTTTTTCAAGGACGAACGACGAAATTCGTTGGTTTTCATCGATGCAGCATGGAACAACATCAAGGACCTCCAGGACCACATACAAAACCTCTTTAGCTTG AAGGACATAAGTTTGCTCACCGCAGATGGATGCTTTCTGCCCCCGAGGGAGTCTATCAAAGTGCTGAACTCTGCCGAAGGACTCAA AGCCTTTCGGTTTGCCAGCCATCATAGTGATACCTTTGTGAGCCCTGCTCCTGTAAAATCCAGTAAGAAGCGCAAGAATCGATCCGTCGAGGAACAGGTACACCTAACCGCCTCCACTCCCCTCCGACCTTCAAAGCGCTCCAAGAACCAGAACAACTCAGAATGGATCAATATTAAGGAAGATCCGTCTTGTGTGAGAAAGAAGGAGTTACTAGATAAGGCTCGTGGACCTTCTGTGCAGTCAAAGCTCTTGATAAACAAGGGCACTCCAAAGGCCCCTGAAGTTTCTAGCATGTCAGCGAACATCGAGACAGAGAACAAGGAATCTGCTCCtcagattaaaaaaaaatcgaaaaacaagAAACCGCCCAAATCGCCCGAGGCATCTGAGCAGGTACAGAATGAACCTGCTCCTAAGAGTGTTTCTCGATGCACGCTGAAGGAGAGTAAAATGTCAGAAAGCAAGAATCAAGATATTCTATCAGAAAAATCTGGTGTGGTAGCGCTGCAGGAAGACGAAACTCcagaggagcagcaggacAAAACACACTTGGCTGTGGACCAAACTGAGAAGGGTCCTGGCATTGCTGGTAGCCTCCCATCGATCTCGTTCCGCTCCCCTCTCTTGGAGATGAACTTTAATGTTCCGCGCATAATTCCATTTCccactaaaaaaaaacaaattgaaattctgGAATATATACAACTTAAGCCCATCAGCCCTCGTTTGTTTCTGCAGAAAGGGGCTAAGAGTGATACGGCTAAACAATTCCCAAGCAATGGGAAGGATTCAACTTTAAAGCTCGAATCTATCGACACTTTGCACGACGAAGAATCTCCAGATGTAAAGGATAAAAAAACTGTTTCAGAAGATATAAAGACAGCAGTTGCTACTTTTTCCGAAGACATCATTGAAACATCAACCACTCTTCCGGAGGCCATAGCAGCAGTTGAATCCGCTTATCTGGACAATTCGACTGAAGCTGAGACCACTCTTCCCCCCGAAGCTGAAGCAACTAATCCACTTGAGCTTACTGATTCATTTCTGCAGAACAACACATCTATGGAAAAAACACCCAAAGTCGAAATAATTTTGCCAGATGACGAAAATGCATCTCCGATTAAAAATAACGTTGATTCGAAGGATGTAAAAACGGCAAAAGTACCCATTTTTGAGGAAGAACTAGTATCCGATTCCGACGACGATGTAATGTTGGTAGATGACTCCAATATCGACGTTACATGCGACGACTCTGATATTGAGCCGATTCCAG TACAAGATAGGCAATCTTTGGGCATTATAAGGAACCTACTGCGAACTGCAACTCCGCTCACTAGCCTGCCGTCCAGGGGCGATACGGTTATATTTAAACTGCTGAAGATTAAGGGAAACGCCAAATCTGGCTCAACCGAATTTATCGCCGGGAGATGCACTTACGTCAACCGGCGGACCAAAATTGTAACAGTGGAAACAATAA CTTATCCCCCCGAAATCGGTCGCATATTGAGTCAATATTATATGAGTGGGTTGGACGAGTCTTCTGAGGATGTGCGTACTTTAAGTATTCATCTTAAAGATATGATTGAAGCCAAAAGCATTATACCCACAATCGACTGA